The following proteins are co-located in the Chlorogloeopsis sp. ULAP01 genome:
- a CDS encoding aldo/keto reductase: protein MEKKQLGNTDVYVSGIGLGGMPMSLSRRPSETDSINVIHRALDLGITFIDTADSYCKDESDKHHNERLIHKALQTYNGDATDVIVATKGGLMRPQGSWTRNGNPKHLRETIRVSFEALGGNKPIDVWQYHAPDSDYTIEESLAPAKEAVAAGMIKFVGVSNFSVEQIQQARAIVDIVSVQNQYNPWHRQPEFDGVLEYCEKEGLTFLPWSPFGGSRRHENLQDIPAIAKLAKEKSVSVYCIVLAWLRSKSPCILPIPGASKISSIEDSVHAFEVKLSHDQVQIIDRETAS, encoded by the coding sequence ATGGAAAAAAAACAACTAGGAAACACGGATGTCTATGTTAGCGGTATTGGTTTGGGAGGAATGCCAATGTCACTAAGTAGACGTCCTTCAGAAACCGATTCTATCAATGTTATTCACCGTGCTTTGGATTTGGGGATCACTTTCATTGACACTGCTGATTCCTATTGCAAAGACGAATCTGATAAGCACCATAACGAGCGACTGATTCACAAAGCGTTGCAAACTTACAATGGAGATGCAACTGATGTAATTGTGGCAACCAAGGGCGGTTTGATGCGCCCGCAAGGCAGCTGGACACGCAATGGAAATCCAAAACACTTACGGGAAACTATTCGCGTCAGTTTTGAGGCTTTGGGTGGAAATAAACCAATTGATGTTTGGCAGTACCACGCACCCGATTCCGACTACACAATTGAGGAATCTCTAGCACCAGCTAAAGAAGCAGTAGCTGCTGGAATGATTAAATTTGTGGGAGTTTCTAACTTTTCTGTAGAACAAATTCAACAGGCGCGAGCTATAGTTGACATTGTCTCGGTGCAAAATCAATACAATCCTTGGCATCGTCAGCCGGAATTTGATGGTGTCTTAGAGTACTGTGAAAAAGAAGGTTTGACCTTTTTGCCTTGGAGTCCCTTTGGTGGTAGTCGCCGCCACGAAAACTTGCAAGATATTCCTGCGATCGCAAAGTTAGCTAAGGAAAAAAGTGTATCGGTTTATTGTATTGTGCTGGCGTGGTTGCGTTCCAAATCACCATGTATCTTGCCTATTCCTGGTGCTAGCAAGATTTCCAGCATAGAAGATTCGGTTCACGCTTTTGAAGTAAAATTATCTCATGATCAAGTGCAAATAATTGATCGAGAAACGGCATCATGA
- a CDS encoding SagB/ThcOx family dehydrogenase — protein sequence MPELRQSIAQHYHERTKYDPQTIASKSKRLDWAKQPVPFKEYKIGSTFDLKPYIEEKQEDFTNNPEAHWWQRLSRLLFCSYGLTAKMPSMGSAVYLRAAPSAGGLYPAEVYVVSRGTQLLPPGLYNYQCRTHSLMHYWESDVWQALQKACFWHPALENTQLAIIVTAVFYRSAWRYEDRAYRRIFLDTGHLLGNIELASAVCDYRPHLIGGFVDEAINELLYIDRQQEGAIAVVALADLLDIKQNLPTWRTALPSATETNYPEIPDGELLQYFHQATEIQAGTTGKLNLPEVKQEKSLEDKYNFPFCQKISTATTPISWGEKLEDLEVTILKRRSTRAYNGDYLTFDELKALLDFTYQPQHYIEQNLDISPDYFDLNLIETFIAVSGIEGLEAGCYYYAPKAQELRQIRFKNFRQELHFLCLGQDLGRDAAAILFHTADLKAAVAQYGDRVYRYLHMDAGHLGQRLNLAAIRLGLGVSGIGGFFDDQVNEVLGIPADEAVLYVTTLGKPR from the coding sequence ATGCCTGAACTCCGCCAATCGATCGCACAGCACTACCACGAGCGCACTAAATACGATCCTCAAACGATTGCTTCAAAAAGTAAGAGGTTAGACTGGGCTAAACAGCCGGTACCATTCAAAGAGTACAAGATTGGCTCCACTTTTGACCTCAAACCTTATATAGAAGAAAAACAGGAAGATTTTACTAATAATCCTGAGGCTCATTGGTGGCAAAGATTGTCACGACTTTTATTTTGTAGTTATGGACTGACTGCCAAAATGCCTTCTATGGGAAGTGCGGTGTATCTTCGTGCAGCGCCTAGTGCTGGTGGTTTATATCCAGCAGAAGTATATGTAGTTTCTCGTGGTACTCAACTGTTACCGCCAGGTTTATATAACTACCAGTGCCGCACTCATTCTTTGATGCACTATTGGGAAAGTGATGTTTGGCAAGCTTTGCAAAAAGCTTGTTTTTGGCATCCTGCCTTGGAAAATACTCAATTGGCAATTATTGTTACAGCTGTTTTCTATCGTTCGGCATGGCGCTATGAAGATAGGGCGTATCGTCGCATTTTTCTGGATACAGGACATTTGTTAGGTAATATCGAATTAGCAAGTGCTGTTTGTGACTATCGCCCTCATTTAATCGGCGGTTTTGTGGATGAGGCAATAAACGAACTGCTTTATATTGATCGCCAACAGGAGGGAGCGATCGCTGTTGTTGCCCTGGCGGATTTATTGGATATCAAACAAAATTTGCCTACTTGGCGAACTGCCCTACCCTCGGCTACTGAAACTAATTATCCTGAAATTCCTGATGGTGAGTTGTTACAGTACTTTCATCAAGCCACTGAAATTCAAGCAGGTACAACTGGCAAATTGAACTTGCCGGAAGTAAAACAAGAAAAATCTTTAGAAGATAAATACAACTTTCCTTTTTGTCAAAAGATTTCTACTGCCACCACACCAATTAGTTGGGGCGAAAAGTTAGAAGATTTAGAAGTAACTATTCTCAAACGACGTTCTACTCGTGCTTACAATGGTGATTATTTAACTTTTGATGAATTAAAAGCCTTACTTGACTTTACTTACCAACCTCAACATTACATAGAGCAGAATTTAGATATTTCTCCAGATTATTTTGATTTAAATTTAATCGAAACATTTATCGCTGTTTCTGGAATAGAAGGATTAGAGGCAGGTTGTTACTATTACGCACCTAAAGCCCAAGAATTACGACAAATTCGCTTTAAAAACTTTCGCCAAGAATTACACTTTCTTTGCTTGGGACAAGATTTAGGAAGGGATGCAGCAGCAATTTTATTTCATACAGCAGATTTGAAAGCAGCTGTTGCCCAATATGGCGATCGCGTTTACCGTTACTTACACATGGATGCAGGGCATTTAGGACAAAGACTAAATTTAGCTGCCATTCGCCTTGGTTTAGGCGTTAGTGGTATTGGTGGCTTCTTTGACGATCAAGTCAATGAAGTTTTGGGTATTCCTGCTGACGAAGCAGTGCTGTATGTTACCACTTTAGGAAAACCCAGATAA
- a CDS encoding asparaginase, which yields MTMGKRTQAAVLEVRLLREGIIESKHIVQAVVCDDRGRVLSVAGNAETATFVRSALKPFQALAVTSTGTLERYDLSDRDLAIITSSHKGTIQQVRQAFNILWRADIDPSALQCPIPEGKRSPLEYNCSGKHAGMLAVCQQCNWSLNNYLQRKHPVQQLIIAKVAEVLKMPAEEFISVHDDCGAPTYLMQLGQMASLYAQLAASSSLDMERIVRAMTHHPTLIAGDGEFDTELMRLAPGEVVSKAGAEGVQCIGRLGEGMGLAIKVIDGAKRAKYAAAIHLLQQMGWISPSVAEALSENFMSLGRYKRLEVIGELSIL from the coding sequence ATGACAATGGGAAAACGAACTCAAGCCGCCGTATTGGAAGTTAGGTTGCTGCGTGAAGGCATAATTGAATCAAAGCACATAGTCCAAGCTGTTGTATGCGACGACCGAGGACGAGTGCTTTCTGTTGCCGGAAATGCTGAAACTGCAACATTTGTCCGTTCCGCACTCAAACCGTTTCAGGCACTTGCTGTTACCAGCACAGGCACCCTGGAACGTTACGACCTTAGCGATCGCGACTTAGCAATTATCACCAGTTCCCATAAAGGAACAATACAGCAAGTACGACAGGCATTTAATATCCTTTGGCGAGCTGATATTGACCCTTCGGCACTGCAATGTCCGATTCCTGAAGGCAAACGCAGTCCTCTAGAATACAATTGCTCTGGTAAACACGCAGGAATGCTAGCTGTTTGTCAGCAGTGCAATTGGTCTTTAAATAACTACTTGCAGCGTAAACACCCCGTACAGCAACTGATTATCGCTAAAGTAGCAGAAGTGCTGAAAATGCCAGCCGAGGAATTTATCAGCGTTCACGATGATTGCGGCGCACCCACCTATCTCATGCAGCTTGGGCAAATGGCGTCGTTATATGCTCAACTAGCTGCTAGCAGTAGTTTGGATATGGAGCGTATTGTCCGTGCTATGACTCATCACCCCACGCTGATAGCGGGAGACGGAGAATTTGACACAGAACTAATGCGTTTAGCTCCGGGAGAAGTGGTAAGTAAAGCTGGCGCGGAAGGAGTGCAGTGCATAGGCAGACTCGGTGAAGGAATGGGATTGGCAATTAAAGTTATAGATGGAGCAAAACGGGCAAAGTATGCAGCTGCCATTCATTTGCTCCAACAAATGGGCTGGATTAGTCCGTCTGTTGCCGAAGCCTTATCAGAAAACTTTATGAGCTTGGGTAGATACAAACGTTTAGAAGTAATTGGAGAATTATCGATTTTGTAG
- a CDS encoding DUF4359 domain-containing protein, which yields MLNLRLLKEVGDLCFDVDLITSKFSEIDIYAAVVQSQIANSSLKLYIKNIMKMILQSRLGKSTLLFITIASAMLFTNPKKDTYVDYAAKRLTTEIQTSICRTPKLTQGLFWEEVSKITSNSCKSGLATGLTFQSSSIKEFIANSTEQQNFFVFSAYTTKVSQYNFKTIGVFGNFLTFQK from the coding sequence ATGTTAAACCTTCGACTTCTTAAAGAAGTCGGAGATCTATGTTTTGATGTTGACTTAATTACCTCAAAATTTTCAGAAATAGACATATACGCTGCTGTAGTTCAAAGTCAAATAGCCAATTCTTCCCTGAAACTATACATTAAAAACATTATGAAGATGATTTTACAAAGCCGTTTAGGTAAAAGTACACTTCTATTTATAACTATTGCTAGTGCAATGTTATTTACCAATCCTAAAAAAGATACTTACGTAGATTATGCTGCCAAAAGACTTACCACTGAAATTCAAACGTCTATTTGTCGCACTCCGAAGCTAACACAGGGTTTATTCTGGGAAGAAGTTAGTAAAATTACAAGCAATAGCTGTAAATCTGGTTTAGCTACAGGACTGACTTTTCAAAGTAGCAGCATTAAAGAATTTATCGCCAATTCAACCGAGCAACAAAACTTTTTTGTTTTCAGTGCCTACACAACAAAAGTTTCTCAATATAACTTCAAAACCATAGGTGTATTCGGTAATTTCCTCACGTTTCAAAAATAG
- the ilvC gene encoding ketol-acid reductoisomerase: MARMYYDTDANLDLLAGKTVAIIGYGSQGHAHALNLKDSGVNVIVGLYPGSKSATKAEAAGLTVKSVADAAKAADLIMILLPDEVQKAVYKNEIEPYLEEGNVLAFAHGFNIHFGQVVPPPFVDVIMVAPKGPGHLVRRTYEQGQGVPCLFAVYQNASGQARDRAMAYAKGIGGTRAGVLETTFREETETDLFGEQAVLCGGLSALIKAGFETLVEAGYQPELAYFECLHEVKLIVDLIVEGGLAKMRDSISNTAEYGDYTRGPRVVNEQTKAEMKKILQEIQTGQFAREFVLENQAGKPGFTAMRRKEAEHSIEEIGKDLRAMFSWMKKD; the protein is encoded by the coding sequence ATGGCTCGGATGTATTACGACACAGATGCAAATTTAGACCTTTTAGCCGGAAAAACAGTTGCCATCATCGGTTATGGTTCCCAAGGTCATGCCCACGCCCTTAATCTTAAGGATAGCGGTGTGAACGTGATTGTCGGATTATATCCGGGTAGTAAGTCAGCGACTAAGGCTGAGGCAGCAGGCTTAACTGTAAAAAGTGTGGCAGATGCAGCTAAAGCAGCCGACTTAATTATGATTTTGTTACCTGATGAGGTACAAAAAGCTGTTTATAAAAATGAAATTGAGCCTTATTTAGAAGAAGGAAATGTGTTAGCTTTTGCTCACGGGTTCAATATTCATTTCGGGCAAGTCGTGCCACCTCCTTTCGTTGACGTGATCATGGTAGCACCCAAAGGGCCGGGACATTTAGTACGGCGGACTTACGAACAAGGACAAGGAGTACCTTGTCTATTTGCTGTATATCAAAATGCTTCTGGGCAAGCGCGCGATCGCGCTATGGCATATGCTAAAGGTATCGGTGGTACTCGTGCAGGCGTTCTGGAAACTACCTTCCGTGAAGAGACTGAAACCGACTTGTTCGGCGAACAAGCTGTGTTGTGCGGTGGTTTGAGTGCTTTAATTAAAGCCGGATTTGAGACTTTAGTTGAAGCCGGGTATCAGCCAGAGTTGGCTTATTTTGAATGTCTTCACGAAGTCAAATTGATTGTTGACTTAATTGTGGAAGGTGGACTTGCCAAAATGCGTGATAGTATTTCCAATACTGCGGAATACGGTGATTATACCCGTGGCCCCAGAGTTGTGAATGAGCAAACGAAAGCAGAAATGAAGAAGATTCTGCAAGAAATTCAAACTGGGCAATTTGCACGGGAATTTGTCCTAGAAAACCAAGCTGGTAAACCTGGATTTACTGCTATGCGTCGTAAAGAAGCTGAACACTCCATCGAGGAGATTGGTAAAGATTTACGAGCTATGTTTAGTTGGATGAAGAAGGATTAA